In Solanum pennellii chromosome 3, SPENNV200, a single window of DNA contains:
- the LOC107012770 gene encoding E3 ubiquitin-protein ligase FANCL, producing MECAEQKRCQELAKSSSFYRRIYSEVEEIGWEHLVRFGKDLRLLSFRVKDKKGRVLILQITLDGTYPNYPPSLSADVPYLFNLKWSINSRLKDVIQQFQKHLEKLQDFWNLMDDIDHSLLVSDLRYPQRALSHRQLNISNDSYIILSIDANDPTSLPDCRFLGSDSGVERLRAMWRKNCKRWMRDKHFSENLAHVLDIQLHGPSSIQKTDPQTECGICYAQYLPIDDELGDKSGSGTDCTCENNSCSRAFHSICLEDWLRSITTTRQSFDVLFGNCPYCSDPIAVKMNTRK from the exons ATG GAGTGTGCAGAGCAGAAAAGATGCCAAGAATTGGCCAAATCATCATCTTTCTACCGCAGGATATATTCAGAG GTAGAGGAGATAGGATGGGAGCACCTTGTTAGATTTGGGAAAGACCTAAGACTTCTCAGCTTTCGCGTCAA GGACAAGAAGGGAAGAGTGCTCATTCTGCAGATAACTTTGGATGGAACATATCCTAACTATCCGCCTTCACTATCAGCG GATGTGCCTTATCTCTTCAATTTGAAATGGTCAATTAACTCAAGACTGAAAGATGTTATCCAACAGTTTCAGAAG CATCTTGAGAAGCTTCAGGACTTTTGGAATCTAATGGATGACATTGACCACTCTCTTTTGGTTTCTGATCTGCGATATCCTCAACGTGCTTTGTCACATCGCCAACTTAATATAA GTAATGACAGCTACATCATATTGTCTATAGATGCTAATGATCCGACATCCCTACCAGA CTGTCGCTTTCTAGGTTCTGATTCAGGGGTGGAGAGATTGAGGGCGATGTGGAGGAAAAACTGCAAAAGATG GATGAGAGACAAGCATTTTTCCGAGAATCTTGCACACGTGTTGGATATTCAACTTCATGGACCTTCAAGCATTCAGAAAACTGATCCACAAACTGAATGTGGCATTTGTTATGCACAATATCTTCCAATTG ATGATGAACTTGGTGATAAGAGTGGAAGTGGCACTGATTGTACATGTGAAAATAACAGCTGCAGTAGGGCCTTCCATAGTATTTGCCTTGAAGATTGGCTCCGTTCCATCACAACAACAAGGCA GTCGTTTGATGTTCTGTTTGGCAATTGTCCATATTGTTCTGATCCAATTGCTGTCAAAATGAATACTAGAAAGTAA